One Engystomops pustulosus chromosome 7, aEngPut4.maternal, whole genome shotgun sequence DNA window includes the following coding sequences:
- the SH2D2A gene encoding SH2 domain-containing protein 2A isoform X1, which produces MAYDYQEDFPQILFSTFKPTPPNNDEASSHMAHHQEAFLPTETTTEPKYKNTEASPRNPGVSLKNQTYEWFERTQRKKMLKNGHFADWFHGFVTRNRAEEILHDKPVGCFLIRFCESRVGFVLSYRAPERCRHFMLNQQEDGQYVIEGENSAHPSLKDLVRHYCRFPVEPYKEVLTTACPTNPFKHNASSLAHHNPYPATTDDQVYASVSKQQQAPPDGTLLLATSPKERNQHLCEGKVPVEYASPSFTTKKVPACPRKVSIPGPPHLAEVKKPSLDDESDVEDVSPSVSPTYSPVEEIHTYSEPSLWERPRLGTASNVSEPIAFYAVGRGSSKDTMENVYSEVDLNSVTSCHPRAAMSRHDGLSTLPTPKAAKHKATAFHSSFRSHKAPPQDDLWRGQFSRVNAKHHATVQLDEPMYAKGHPSPPGLEEENIYEKIPENCAPTQKSKHPGRRAR; this is translated from the exons ATGGCCTACGACTACCAGGAAG ACTTCCCACAGATCCTTTTCAGTACTTTTAAACCGACTCCTCCAAACAACGATGAAGCCAGCAGCCACATGGCCCACCACCAAGAGGCCTTCCTGCCCACAGAGACAACTACAGAGCCCAAATACAAG AATACTGAAGCTTCACCTAGAAACCCAGGCGTCAGCCTGAAAAACCAAACCTATGAATGGTTTGAAAGGACTCAGCGGAAGAAGATGCTGAAAAATGGCCACTTTGCAGACTGGTTCCACGGATTTGTGACACGCAA ccgaGCTGAAGAAATACTGCACGATAAACCTGTGGGATGTTTTCTCATCCGTTTCTGTGAAAGTCGAGTCGGATTTGTCCTGTCCTACAG GGCCCCCGAGCGATGCCGCCACTTCATGCTCAACCAGCAAGAAGATGGACAGTATGTGATAGAAGGGGAGAATAGCGCCCACCCCAGTCTAAAAGATCTGGTCAGGCACTACTGTAGGTTTCCTGTGGAGCCCTATAAAGAGGTGCTGACAACAGCCTGCCCCACG AACCCTTTCAAACATAACGCCTCCAGCCTGGCACACCACAACCCATACCCTGCCACCACTGATGACCAGGTATATGCCAGTGTCAGTAAACAGCAACAAGCACCTCCAGATGGCACGCTTCTACTAGCCACCTCCCCTAAAGAAAGGAACCAGCATCTGTGTGAGGGGAAAGTACCG GTGGAATATGCTTCACCATCATTCACCACAAAGAAGGTCCCAGCATGTCCTAGGAAAGTATCTATACCAGGTCCACCACACCTCGCAGAGGTGAAGAAGCCTTCATTAGATGATGAGAGCGATGTAGAAGATGTGTCTCCATCAGTATCACCTACTTACAGTCCTGTGGAGGAGATCCATACGTACTCAGAGCCAAGCCTATGGGAGCGACCAAGACTGGGGACCGCCAGTAACGTTAGTGAGCCCATAGCCTTCTACGCCGTAGGGCGGGGATCTTCTAAGGACACTATGGAGAACGTTTACAGCGAGGTGGACCTCAACTCCGTGACATCATGTCACCCCAGAGCCGCCATGAGCCGTCACGATGGACTCTCTACTCTGCCCACACCCAAAGCTGCGAAACACAAGGCCACGGCTTTCCATTCATCATTCCGCTCTCACAAGGCGCCGCCACAGGACGACCTCTGGAGGGGGCAGTTCTCACGGGTTAAT gcGAAGCATCACGCTACCGTACAGCTAGACGAACCGATGTACGCAAAGGGCCACCCGAGTCCACCAGGTCTGGAAGAAGAGAACATCTACGAGAAAATTCCAGAAAACTGTGCACCCACACAGAAGAGCAAGCACCCAGGAAGAAGAGCCAGATGA
- the SH2D2A gene encoding SH2 domain-containing protein 2A isoform X2, with protein MAHHQEAFLPTETTTEPKYKNTEASPRNPGVSLKNQTYEWFERTQRKKMLKNGHFADWFHGFVTRNRAEEILHDKPVGCFLIRFCESRVGFVLSYRAPERCRHFMLNQQEDGQYVIEGENSAHPSLKDLVRHYCRFPVEPYKEVLTTACPTNPFKHNASSLAHHNPYPATTDDQVYASVSKQQQAPPDGTLLLATSPKERNQHLCEGKVPVEYASPSFTTKKVPACPRKVSIPGPPHLAEVKKPSLDDESDVEDVSPSVSPTYSPVEEIHTYSEPSLWERPRLGTASNVSEPIAFYAVGRGSSKDTMENVYSEVDLNSVTSCHPRAAMSRHDGLSTLPTPKAAKHKATAFHSSFRSHKAPPQDDLWRGQFSRVNAKHHATVQLDEPMYAKGHPSPPGLEEENIYEKIPENCAPTQKSKHPGRRAR; from the exons ATGGCCCACCACCAAGAGGCCTTCCTGCCCACAGAGACAACTACAGAGCCCAAATACAAG AATACTGAAGCTTCACCTAGAAACCCAGGCGTCAGCCTGAAAAACCAAACCTATGAATGGTTTGAAAGGACTCAGCGGAAGAAGATGCTGAAAAATGGCCACTTTGCAGACTGGTTCCACGGATTTGTGACACGCAA ccgaGCTGAAGAAATACTGCACGATAAACCTGTGGGATGTTTTCTCATCCGTTTCTGTGAAAGTCGAGTCGGATTTGTCCTGTCCTACAG GGCCCCCGAGCGATGCCGCCACTTCATGCTCAACCAGCAAGAAGATGGACAGTATGTGATAGAAGGGGAGAATAGCGCCCACCCCAGTCTAAAAGATCTGGTCAGGCACTACTGTAGGTTTCCTGTGGAGCCCTATAAAGAGGTGCTGACAACAGCCTGCCCCACG AACCCTTTCAAACATAACGCCTCCAGCCTGGCACACCACAACCCATACCCTGCCACCACTGATGACCAGGTATATGCCAGTGTCAGTAAACAGCAACAAGCACCTCCAGATGGCACGCTTCTACTAGCCACCTCCCCTAAAGAAAGGAACCAGCATCTGTGTGAGGGGAAAGTACCG GTGGAATATGCTTCACCATCATTCACCACAAAGAAGGTCCCAGCATGTCCTAGGAAAGTATCTATACCAGGTCCACCACACCTCGCAGAGGTGAAGAAGCCTTCATTAGATGATGAGAGCGATGTAGAAGATGTGTCTCCATCAGTATCACCTACTTACAGTCCTGTGGAGGAGATCCATACGTACTCAGAGCCAAGCCTATGGGAGCGACCAAGACTGGGGACCGCCAGTAACGTTAGTGAGCCCATAGCCTTCTACGCCGTAGGGCGGGGATCTTCTAAGGACACTATGGAGAACGTTTACAGCGAGGTGGACCTCAACTCCGTGACATCATGTCACCCCAGAGCCGCCATGAGCCGTCACGATGGACTCTCTACTCTGCCCACACCCAAAGCTGCGAAACACAAGGCCACGGCTTTCCATTCATCATTCCGCTCTCACAAGGCGCCGCCACAGGACGACCTCTGGAGGGGGCAGTTCTCACGGGTTAAT gcGAAGCATCACGCTACCGTACAGCTAGACGAACCGATGTACGCAAAGGGCCACCCGAGTCCACCAGGTCTGGAAGAAGAGAACATCTACGAGAAAATTCCAGAAAACTGTGCACCCACACAGAAGAGCAAGCACCCAGGAAGAAGAGCCAGATGA
- the SH2D2A gene encoding SH2 domain-containing protein 2A isoform X3: MSLLFLKNWCRAEEILHDKPVGCFLIRFCESRVGFVLSYRAPERCRHFMLNQQEDGQYVIEGENSAHPSLKDLVRHYCRFPVEPYKEVLTTACPTNPFKHNASSLAHHNPYPATTDDQVYASVSKQQQAPPDGTLLLATSPKERNQHLCEGKVPVEYASPSFTTKKVPACPRKVSIPGPPHLAEVKKPSLDDESDVEDVSPSVSPTYSPVEEIHTYSEPSLWERPRLGTASNVSEPIAFYAVGRGSSKDTMENVYSEVDLNSVTSCHPRAAMSRHDGLSTLPTPKAAKHKATAFHSSFRSHKAPPQDDLWRGQFSRVNAKHHATVQLDEPMYAKGHPSPPGLEEENIYEKIPENCAPTQKSKHPGRRAR, from the exons ATGTCACTTCTCTTTTTGAAAAATTGGTG ccgaGCTGAAGAAATACTGCACGATAAACCTGTGGGATGTTTTCTCATCCGTTTCTGTGAAAGTCGAGTCGGATTTGTCCTGTCCTACAG GGCCCCCGAGCGATGCCGCCACTTCATGCTCAACCAGCAAGAAGATGGACAGTATGTGATAGAAGGGGAGAATAGCGCCCACCCCAGTCTAAAAGATCTGGTCAGGCACTACTGTAGGTTTCCTGTGGAGCCCTATAAAGAGGTGCTGACAACAGCCTGCCCCACG AACCCTTTCAAACATAACGCCTCCAGCCTGGCACACCACAACCCATACCCTGCCACCACTGATGACCAGGTATATGCCAGTGTCAGTAAACAGCAACAAGCACCTCCAGATGGCACGCTTCTACTAGCCACCTCCCCTAAAGAAAGGAACCAGCATCTGTGTGAGGGGAAAGTACCG GTGGAATATGCTTCACCATCATTCACCACAAAGAAGGTCCCAGCATGTCCTAGGAAAGTATCTATACCAGGTCCACCACACCTCGCAGAGGTGAAGAAGCCTTCATTAGATGATGAGAGCGATGTAGAAGATGTGTCTCCATCAGTATCACCTACTTACAGTCCTGTGGAGGAGATCCATACGTACTCAGAGCCAAGCCTATGGGAGCGACCAAGACTGGGGACCGCCAGTAACGTTAGTGAGCCCATAGCCTTCTACGCCGTAGGGCGGGGATCTTCTAAGGACACTATGGAGAACGTTTACAGCGAGGTGGACCTCAACTCCGTGACATCATGTCACCCCAGAGCCGCCATGAGCCGTCACGATGGACTCTCTACTCTGCCCACACCCAAAGCTGCGAAACACAAGGCCACGGCTTTCCATTCATCATTCCGCTCTCACAAGGCGCCGCCACAGGACGACCTCTGGAGGGGGCAGTTCTCACGGGTTAAT gcGAAGCATCACGCTACCGTACAGCTAGACGAACCGATGTACGCAAAGGGCCACCCGAGTCCACCAGGTCTGGAAGAAGAGAACATCTACGAGAAAATTCCAGAAAACTGTGCACCCACACAGAAGAGCAAGCACCCAGGAAGAAGAGCCAGATGA